One genomic segment of Ricinus communis isolate WT05 ecotype wild-type chromosome 5, ASM1957865v1, whole genome shotgun sequence includes these proteins:
- the LOC8280446 gene encoding PHD finger protein MALE MEIOCYTE DEATH 1, translating into MSIPVLQTCKMMRKRKTKVYNFHSFGDPGSAINPTGPFRDNIRAFLQECAEPEDYNVDGMPVWCTHLAIESKSTVLPLYTIEENANDSPNPFCDHCRCTGWGDNFVTRRRYHVIIPIDEEWNKRLEEGVFDVHTHILHGLIHCNGFGHLLCINGIEGGSKTLSGREIMDLWDRLCINLRARKISVEDVSKKRFMDLRLLYGVAYGHSWFGRWGYKFCRGSFGVTEHNYNSAIEILSSLALNKIIQDFSNTNEYKEMKQMIDYYRNLSETQLITFRDLLRFMLTIKSCPCAQKKLRLAADATASSSAPKSTARVAALQKKPLVKQKCTRYRKFSSLIGSLESRWPARRLEYTAGVIVDALKAKKKADKYSHGGMTRQDVRDAARMHIGDTGLLDYVLKSMNNVIIGGHVVRRAVNPKTKILEYSIDELGKENRSAGLTEIEAAVPEPLPAAPVPGADLYADLGYLYLKVLLNYPESELAELATQTILDSKHFVKVWPFKDEEDELLRFICQVMPNIIHLEVELKKELPPGEIVVLPLHSTVAELKQAAENALRDTYCIMENFEVTEINQMEELMDEELLFGSVESGAELFMRGNGMDLNTELRYESGPDNWKVRCQCGAEDDDGERMVACDICEVWQHTRCNGIEDSEAVPLLFVCTRCCDSMIKSRKKVKVEIGNSEDLLMIPAIFQDFANDGIGMLL; encoded by the exons ATGTCAATACCAGTTCTTCAAACATGTAAAATGATGAGAAAAAGGAAGACAAAAGTGTATAATTTCCATAGTTTTGGTGACCCAGGTAGCGCAATAAACCCTACTGGTCCTTTTAGAGATAACATTAGAGCCTTTCTTCAAGAATGTGCAGAACCTGAAGATTATAATGTTGATGGTATGCCTGTTTGGTGTACTCACCTTGCTATCGAAAGCAAAAGCACTGTTTTGCCTCTTTACACCATTGAAGAGAATGCCAATGACTCTCCAAATCCCTTCTGTGATCACTGCCGATGCACTG gTTGGGGTGATAATTTTGTGACTAGAAGAAGGTATCATGTGATTATACCTATAGATGAAGAGTGGAATAAGAGACTTGAAGAGGGTGTTTTTGATGTGCATACTCATATCTTACATGGGTTGATTCACTGCAATGGATTTGGTCATTTGCTCTGTATTAATGGCATTGAAGGGGGTTCCAAGACCCTTTCTGGTAGAGAAATCATGGATCTTTGGGATCGTTTATGTATAAATCTACGAGCTAG AAAAATCAGTGTTGAGGATGTTTCAAAGAAGCGATTCATGGATCTTCGATTACTTTATGGAGTTGCATATGGGCATTCATGGTTTGGGAGATGGGGCTATAAATTCTGCCGGGGAAGCTTTGGTGTTACAGAGCATAACTACAACAGTGCAATTGAGATTCTTAGCTCGTTAGCACTTAATAAGATCATTCAAGACTTCAGCAACACAAATGAATACAAAGAAATGAAGCAGATGATTGATTACTATAGAAACTTGAGCGAAACCCAGTTGATCACATTCAGGGATCTTCTCAGGTTCATGCTCACGATCAAATCATGTCCTTGTGCGCAGAAGAAACTACGCTTGGCTGCTGATGCCACTGCTTCATCTTCTGCTCCAAAGTCTACTGCCCGTGTAGCAGCATTACAAAAGAAGCCTTTAGTGAAGCAAAAATGTACAAGATATAGAAAGTTTAGTTCTTTAATTGGGAGTTTGGAGAGTAGATGGCCTGCAAGAAGACTAGAATATACAGCTGGGGTGATTGTTGATGCACTGAAGGCGAAGAAGAAGGCTGACAAGTATAGTCATGGAGGGATGACTCGGCAAGATGTGAGAGATGCAGCTAGAATGCACATTGGTGATACTGGTTTGCTTGATTATGTGCTGAAATCAATGAACAACGTGATTATTGGAGGTCATGTTGTTCGCCGCGCAGTGAATCCCAAAACAAAGATTTTGGAATACTCAATTGATGAGCTAGGTAAAGAGAATAGGTCTGCTGGATTAACTGAAATAGAAGCAGCAGTTCCAGAGCCACTTCCAGCAGCACCTGTTCCAGGAGCTGATTTGTATGCTGATTTGGGCTACTTGTACTTGAAAGTTCTACTGAACTACCCAGAATCAGAACTGGCGGAATTGGCGACTCAGACAATTCTTGATTCCAAGCATTTTGTCAAGGTGTGGCCTTttaaagatgaagaagatgagTTGTTGAGATTCATATGCCAAGTGATGCCTAACATCATTCATCTAGAAGTTGAACTGAAAAAGGAATTACCTCCTGGGGAAATTGTTGTCCTTCCATTGCACTCCACAGTTGCAGAACTCAAGCAAGCTGCGGAGAATGCATTGAGGGATACTTACTGTATAATGGAGAACTTTGAGGTGACAGAGATAAATCAGATGGAAGAACTGATGGATGAGGAGTTGCTGTTTGGAAGTGTTGAATCTGGTGCAGAACTTTTTATGAGAGGGAACGGTATGGACTTAAACACTGAATTGAGATACGAAAGTGGACCTGATAACTGGAAGGTGAGATGCCAATGTGGGgctgaagatgatgatggaGAGAGAATGGTTGCTTGTGATATCTGTGAGGTATGGCAGCATACTCGCTGCAATGGCATTGAGGACTCTGAGGCTGTGCCTCTGCTTTTTGTCTGTACAAGATGCTGTGATTCTATGATAAAATCAAGGAAAAAAGTGAAAGTGGAAATTGGGAATTCTGAAGATCTGTTGATGATTCCAGCAATATTTCAAGACTTTGCTAATGATGGTATTGGGATGTTACTATGA